In Desulfovibrio sp. UCD-KL4C, a single genomic region encodes these proteins:
- the lptF gene encoding LPS export ABC transporter permease LptF — translation MKLLHRQIFKELFSIFSLSLSGFMGLILIGRLLQFRDLFMGQSLGALEMGKLFLYLCPFFLLVLTPIATMLAIFLTFLRMNSDNEITALKSGGLSLYKLLPAPIIFCILCTCADVFFSLYGLSWGTEHFRDALMEFARTRSQLAIQPGVFNRDFPGLVFYAENVDKEDGMMHSVFVRDSTRKTMTATIVAPQGEIRTDSIRGRLMVHLENGRIYQQNKDQLSVLKFKNYDVRIPLGNLLKGYSVDDPRPKEMAWEKLVRISRGGDRAGDLDQKFLRKVHVEIQKRLALPVACLVLGMFAMPIACIFRGLKQQYGLVISMGLFLVYYTMLSLGITLGESGTLSPLIGLWTPNIIFAFFSILLLKMAVMENSFRIRIPFLKKKSREAA, via the coding sequence TTGAAGCTTCTTCATCGTCAAATTTTTAAAGAACTTTTTTCCATTTTTTCGTTAAGCTTGTCTGGTTTTATGGGACTGATCTTAATTGGAAGGCTTTTGCAATTCAGAGATCTTTTCATGGGACAAAGTCTTGGCGCACTTGAAATGGGGAAGTTGTTCCTATACTTGTGTCCTTTTTTTCTGCTCGTACTAACTCCTATTGCTACGATGCTGGCTATTTTCCTGACTTTTTTGCGCATGAATTCAGATAATGAAATCACGGCTCTTAAGTCAGGCGGGCTTAGTCTGTACAAGCTTTTACCTGCTCCAATAATTTTTTGCATCTTGTGCACCTGCGCTGACGTATTTTTCTCTTTATATGGCCTTTCGTGGGGGACAGAACATTTTCGTGATGCTTTGATGGAGTTTGCTCGAACCAGAAGTCAGTTAGCTATTCAGCCGGGAGTTTTTAATAGAGATTTTCCGGGGTTAGTTTTTTACGCTGAAAATGTAGATAAAGAAGACGGCATGATGCATTCCGTTTTTGTGCGTGACAGTACTCGAAAAACTATGACTGCAACAATTGTTGCTCCGCAGGGTGAAATCAGAACCGATTCTATCCGTGGAAGACTCATGGTTCATCTCGAAAACGGGCGGATATATCAGCAGAATAAAGATCAACTGAGTGTTCTTAAATTTAAAAATTACGATGTCAGAATACCTCTTGGAAACCTTTTGAAAGGTTATAGCGTGGATGACCCGCGCCCTAAAGAAATGGCATGGGAAAAACTTGTCCGCATTAGTAGAGGAGGAGACCGTGCCGGAGATCTGGATCAGAAATTTTTAAGAAAAGTTCATGTTGAAATTCAAAAAAGATTGGCACTGCCTGTAGCATGTCTTGTGCTCGGAATGTTTGCTATGCCCATTGCTTGTATCTTCAGAGGACTTAAGCAGCAATACGGGCTGGTCATTTCAATGGGACTTTTCCTTGTTTATTATACCATGCTTTCGCTTGGAATAACCCTTGGGGAAAGTGGCACATTGTCTCCTTTGATCGGCTTATGGACCCCGAATATTATATTTGCATTTTTTTCCATTTTATTACTGAAAATGGCTGTGATGGAGAATTCATTTAGAATTAGGATTCCGTTTTTAAAGAAAAAAAGTAGGGAGGCAGCATGA
- a CDS encoding undecaprenyl-diphosphate phosphatase: MPSLYAAAILGVVEGLTEFLPVSSTGHLIITGNLLGFTGDKAASFEVAIQLGAILAVVLLYWPLFWGLLFPKQGKKFSGVRGLYLLFLTSLPASILGLIAHDAIKKYLFNPYTVAWALLVGAIMILFVERKERKPECFTLDEMTPKLALGIGCFQCLALWPGFSRSASTIMGGMILGAKRKVAAEYSFIAAVPIMFAATGYDMLKSYKLFTMADMSFLAIGFIVSFISAWIAVKGFIYLLGKLTLRPFAYYRLALAPLILYFWS, encoded by the coding sequence ATGCCTTCTCTTTATGCAGCTGCAATTCTCGGAGTAGTCGAAGGTCTAACAGAATTTTTGCCAGTCTCAAGCACAGGTCACCTGATCATTACCGGCAATCTTCTTGGTTTTACAGGTGATAAGGCTGCGTCTTTTGAGGTTGCAATCCAATTAGGAGCAATTCTTGCTGTAGTATTGCTATACTGGCCACTTTTCTGGGGTTTACTTTTTCCTAAACAAGGAAAAAAGTTTTCAGGAGTACGAGGACTATATTTGTTATTTTTAACAAGTTTACCAGCATCGATTCTCGGACTTATTGCACACGATGCTATTAAAAAATATCTCTTTAATCCTTACACAGTTGCATGGGCTCTTTTGGTAGGAGCCATAATGATTCTTTTTGTAGAACGAAAAGAAAGAAAACCTGAATGCTTTACATTAGATGAAATGACACCAAAACTGGCATTAGGCATAGGATGCTTCCAATGTCTTGCACTGTGGCCCGGATTTTCAAGATCAGCATCGACTATTATGGGTGGCATGATTCTGGGAGCAAAACGAAAAGTAGCTGCGGAATATTCTTTTATTGCAGCTGTCCCCATTATGTTTGCCGCGACAGGTTACGACATGTTGAAAAGCTATAAACTCTTCACAATGGCAGATATGTCGTTTCTTGCGATAGGATTTATTGTTTCCTTTATTTCTGCATGGATTGCGGTGAAAGGCTTCATATACCTTTTAGGTAAATTAACCTTGCGTCCATTCGCTTATTACAGGCTTGCACTGGCTCCGCTGATTCTGTATTTCTGGAGTTAA